A single region of the Roseivivax sp. THAF197b genome encodes:
- the tyrS gene encoding tyrosine--tRNA ligase, with protein sequence MTYHPKSDFMHVMMERGFLADCTDYQGFDAALTKGVVPGYIGFDATAQSLHVGSLIQIMTLRWLQKTGGKPITLMGGGTTKVGDPSFRADERPLLTNAQIDDNIAGIKQVFAKYLTYGEGATDALMLNNAEWLDDLNYLDFLRDIGRHFSVNRMLSFESVKSRLDREQSLSFLEFNYMILQAYDFLELNRRYGCLAQFGGSDQWGNIVNGIDLTRRVLDHEIYGLTTPLLTTADGKKMGKTANGAIWLNADMRSPYEFWQFWRNTMDADVARFLKLYTELPVDECARLGALGGAEINESKIVLADEITTLCHGAEAAAAAKATAREVFEKGGAGDDLPTLELAAQDVEGGISIIQLIVRSGLAKSGKEAKRLISDNGARMDDAPVTDVGLMLDRDALSSPIKLSAGKKRHALVKLTD encoded by the coding sequence ATGACCTACCACCCCAAATCGGACTTCATGCACGTCATGATGGAACGCGGCTTTCTTGCCGACTGCACCGATTATCAGGGCTTCGACGCGGCGCTGACAAAAGGCGTGGTTCCGGGATATATCGGCTTTGACGCGACCGCGCAGTCGCTGCATGTGGGATCGCTGATCCAGATCATGACGTTGCGCTGGCTCCAGAAAACCGGCGGAAAGCCGATCACGCTGATGGGCGGCGGGACCACAAAGGTGGGCGATCCCTCCTTCCGCGCAGACGAACGTCCGCTGCTGACGAATGCTCAGATCGACGACAACATCGCCGGGATCAAGCAGGTCTTCGCCAAGTACCTGACCTACGGTGAGGGCGCCACGGACGCGCTGATGCTGAACAACGCCGAGTGGCTGGACGATTTGAATTATCTCGATTTCCTGCGCGACATCGGGCGCCATTTTTCCGTCAACCGGATGCTCTCCTTCGAGAGCGTGAAGTCGCGTCTCGATCGGGAGCAGTCGCTGTCGTTTCTCGAGTTCAACTACATGATCCTGCAGGCATATGATTTCCTTGAGCTCAATCGACGCTACGGCTGCCTCGCGCAATTCGGCGGCTCCGACCAATGGGGCAATATCGTCAACGGGATCGACCTGACGCGGCGCGTTCTGGATCACGAGATCTATGGATTGACCACGCCGCTCCTGACGACCGCAGACGGCAAGAAGATGGGCAAAACGGCCAACGGCGCCATCTGGCTTAACGCAGACATGCGCTCGCCCTACGAATTCTGGCAGTTCTGGCGGAACACGATGGATGCCGACGTGGCACGGTTTCTGAAGCTCTACACCGAGCTTCCTGTCGACGAATGTGCGCGCCTTGGAGCGTTGGGCGGTGCGGAGATCAACGAGTCCAAGATCGTCTTGGCCGACGAGATCACGACGCTTTGTCATGGCGCGGAGGCGGCCGCGGCGGCGAAAGCCACGGCACGCGAGGTGTTCGAGAAAGGTGGTGCTGGCGACGACCTGCCCACATTGGAACTTGCGGCGCAGGACGTGGAAGGCGGCATCTCGATTATTCAACTGATCGTCCGGTCTGGCCTCGCAAAGTCCGGGAAGGAGGCGAAGCGCCTGATCTCGGACAATGGTGCGCGGATGGACGATGCGCCCGTCACCGATGTTGGGCTGATGCTTGACCGCGATGCCCTGTCGTCGCCGATCAAGTTGTCGGCGGGCAAAAAGCGCCATGCGCTGGTAAAACTGACCGATTGA
- a CDS encoding peptidylprolyl isomerase — protein sequence MRNLVLAVALCAGGPALSTGLEIDIAGEGATGTITVDLFEDVAPQHVERITTLAADGSYDGVVFHRVIDGFMAQTGDVEFGRIGGDMRMAGRGGSDLPDLPAEFSDLSFERGVIGMARAQSPDSANSQFFIMFAPGEFLNGQYTIVGEVTEGMDVVDAIKRGQGQNGAVIGEPDRMTEVRVTE from the coding sequence ATGCGTAACCTCGTTCTTGCCGTAGCGCTCTGCGCAGGAGGGCCCGCCCTGTCCACGGGCCTCGAGATCGATATCGCGGGCGAGGGCGCAACCGGGACGATCACGGTCGATCTGTTCGAGGATGTCGCGCCGCAACATGTTGAGCGGATCACCACGCTGGCGGCTGACGGTTCCTACGACGGGGTTGTTTTCCACCGCGTGATCGACGGGTTCATGGCGCAGACGGGCGACGTGGAGTTCGGCCGCATCGGAGGCGATATGCGCATGGCAGGGCGGGGCGGCTCCGACCTTCCGGACCTTCCTGCCGAATTCTCCGATCTCAGCTTCGAGCGTGGCGTGATCGGCATGGCACGGGCGCAATCGCCAGACAGCGCGAATTCCCAGTTCTTCATCATGTTTGCCCCGGGTGAATTCCTGAATGGTCAGTACACGATCGTTGGTGAAGTGACCGAAGGCATGGATGTCGTGGATGCGATCAAGCGGGGACAAGGCCAGAACGGTGCGGTCATCGGAGAGCCGGATCGCATGACCGAGGTCCGCGTCACCGAATAA